The genomic DNA CCTCCTCACCACAGCGTGACAGCAGCCAGAGAGCGGGCTTTACtacagacaaaaatagaaatagctAGAGCAGCTCAGCGGgactggcagcagctgtgaagagaaatctgtTAAtgtttgggtcaagtgacccttcctcggatCCAGACTTGTCTCTGATGAAAAGGATTGGATTTATTACTAACCTCCGATGGGAAGCAATATCTCACACAGTTTGAGGGAGAAAGGTTTTGGTCCAAGACCACTGTTTTGAATTTAAACAAGGGCAATTAGTGAAAATGAACTGGCAATTTAGGGTAAAGGATAAAGTCAATAGTGACTAACATTTAATCAGATATTCCAGAAATAGGAaggatagttagtaagtttgcaggtgacaccaaaattggaggtgtagtggacagcgaagagagttacctcagattacaacaggatctggaccagatgggccaatgggctgagaagtggcagatggagtttaattcagataaatgcaaggtgctgcattttgggaaagcaaatcttagcaggacttatacacttaatggtaaggtcctggggagtgttgctgaacaaagagaccttggagtgcaggttcatagctccttgaaagtggagtcgcaggtagataggatagtgaagaaggcgtttggtatgctttcctttattgttgtggttctgttcgccgagctgggaatttgtgttgcaaacgtttcgtcccctttctaggtgacatcctcagtgcttgggagcctcctgtgaagcgcttctgtgatgtttcctccagcatttatagtagtgtgtctctgctgcttccggttgtcagttgctgtccgctgcagtggccggtatatagggtctaggttgatgtgtctgttgatagaatttagTTGTGTTTGTCGATGTGTttgtcgacctggacccaatataccggccactgcagcagacagcaactgacaaccggaagcggcagagacacaccactataaatgccgaaggaaacatcacagaagcgcttcacaggaggctcccaagcactgaggatgtcacctagacaggggacgaaacgtttgcaacaaaaactcccagcttggcgaacagaaccacaacaacgagcacccgagctacaaatcttcttttattagtcagagtattgagtacaggagttgggaggtcatgttgcggctgtacaggacattggttgggccactgttggaatattgtgtgcaattctggtctccttcctatcggaaagatgttgtgaaacttgaaagggttcagaaaagatttacaaggatgttgccagcgttggaagatttgagctacagggagaggctgaacaggctggggctgttttccctggagtgtcggaggctgagggctgaccttatagagggttataaaattatgaggaacatggatagggtaaataggcaaagtcttttccctggggttggggagtccagaactagaggacatatgtttagggtgagaggggaaagatgtaaaagagacctaaggggcaactttttcatgcagagggtggtgcgtgtatagaatgaggaagtggtggaggctggtacaattgcaacatttaaggggtatctggatgggtatatgaataggaagggtttggagggatatgggccgggtgctggcaggtgggactagattgggttgggatatctggtcggcatggacgggttggaccgaaggttctatttccatgctgtacatctctatgactctaaatcacgGAATGGATACATTCGAAGGGATGGGTTGGCTATTTGTGGTTTAACTAAAAAAGTGAAATATGGAATCAAACTCAAAGAAAAGGCATATACAATAATTCTGCAAAGATAGGTCAGTAGATTGGactgaatatttttttaaaaatcacaaagaataaGTAAAAGATTAATAAGGCAAACATTAAATTATGACAGAAATTTatcaaaaatataaaaataaattggaaaattttcttcaaatatttaaaatagaaaacaataaaaaacaaaatgttgGTCCTATTGAACtgattctagattagagaggtgctggaaaagcacagcaggtcaggcagcatccgaggggcaggaaaatcaacgtttcattcctgatgaagggcttttgcccgaaacatcgattttcctgctcctcagatgtctcctgacctgctgtgcttttccagcaccattctaatctagactctggtttccagcttttgcagtcttcactttcacctttTGAACTGAGTCTAGAAATTgaggataaagagatggcagacaaACTGaacagataaaagcaaattactgtggatgctggaatctgaaaccaaaagagaaaatgctggaaaatctcagcaggtctggcagcgtctgtaaggagagaaaagagctgacgtttcgagtctaactgaccctttgtcaaagctgagcaGATATTTTGTgtttaaatgatttgggtgaagggacagCTAAATTtgatgatgatacaaagatatgtaggaaggtgagttgtgaagaggacataatgAGACCACAAAGGGATataaataggttaagtgagtgggtaaaggtctggcaAAAGGAgtgcaatgtgggaaattgtccattttggcatgaggattaaaaataaatattatctaaatggtgagcagTTGTAGAGCTgggagatgcagagagatctgggtgtcctagcgCATGAATCATAGGTGGTACATTAATAATCAATAAAGTAATAGAATGTCATGGTTTATTATGAGGGAAATTGAATGCAAAAGAAGTGAGATTATGTTTCAGTTAAACAGGGCAGTGATGAGACTGTGTCTAGAGTACTGTCTACACGACTGGTCACTATATTTGTTGAAGGAAGTCAgtacattggaaacagttcagagaaggttcagtagACTAATGCTTAGAATGAGCAGATTACCTTCTGAGGAAAGATTATTCAGATTAGGCCTGTATCCACCACAGTTTAGAAGAGACAGTGGTGACCTaaatgaaacatataagatcctgaggagactTTACCCTATgggtgctgaaaggatgtttcctcatgtggaagaatctagaactagaggtcactgttttaaaataaagtatTGCCCAATTAAAAGAGAGATAAAGAAACATTTTTCTCTCACACAGTTGTAAggttttggaattcccttcctcagaagatagtcatgatttggagatgccggtgttgcactggggtgtacaaagttaaaaatcacacaacaccaggttatagtccaacaggtttaattggaagcactagctttcggagcgacactccttcatcaggtggttgtggagatagtggatgcagaatctttcataTTGTTAAAGACCAAGGAGGTGGAAGATTATCAGGGAAATAAAGGAATGTCTAATTGAGGCTAAAATCAGATTCGTCgggatcttgttgaatggcagagcaaactcaaagggctgagtCGCCTCCTTTTCTTACCTGTGTGTTTGTATAAACTGTATCGAACAAGTGTCTATAAAAATGCAGAGAGAATATTAGACTTTGATTACAGAAGAATCTGGGTGCCCTGGTTAATGAGTCACAAAATGTTAGTGTGCAGGTTCAGCAAgtgatcaggaaggcaaatggaatattgttatggattgcagagggaatggaatataaaaacaggaatgTTTTGCTTGAGTTATATACGGTATTGGTGAGACTAGTgtgtctttattttaaaaagcaaatacTTGTAAGCGTTTTAGAGAACGTTCTCTTGAATGATTCCTGCGGTTGAGGTGAGGGGGATTACCTTCTAGAGAATGGTTGGATTTGTATGGTCCGTATCTAcaggagtttaggagaatgagcgTTTGCTTATCAAAACTTATAAGATCCTGGGAGACTTTGCAGGCTGGATGTTAAAATGATGTTTTCCCGTATAGGAGAGAGTGGAACAAGAGGCATCATTTAAAAATATTCCTCCCTGAATTAGAGAAATATTTTCTCTCTGAGAATTGACAGTGTGTCTGGCAGtgccattgaatgtttttaaggctaaGGTATATTTTTGACTAATGAAGAAGTCAAAGGTTGTTGGGTAGTACAGAGGAAACAGGATTTCAGGGCAAAATCGGGTCCGCTAAGGTCTTACTGAATGTGGAGCAGATGTGTGTGCTGAAAGGCCTCCTGCCCCAGTTCACATCTTCATGGTATGATCGGGTGATAGAAtgggcttgaggagctgaatggcctacacttgcCTGTGTTCATTCAGAGTTAGATTCCTGGGAGAATGGAATCATTACTATTATGATAGGAAgagacaattcagcccatcatgtctgtgctagcTTTTTGAAAGAGAATTCAAGTTATCTACAGCCCCCATTTCTCTGTGCATTTCCACACGTCGATGAATTTTattgtggggttttttttcaattctgtttTATAAGATATTATCAAAACTACTCCCAATGCCCCTTCAAGCAGCACTTTCCACATCACAACATCTCACTCTGGTCAAAACAAAGTTTCTTCAAGTTACACATGGTTTCTTGGCTGATCGATTTGAATCACTGTCCCCCAAGTGACTGCCCCTTTGGCCACTGAAACACTTCCTCCCTGACATACTCTATATTAACTCATTGAGACTGTGAACTCCTCCATTAAACGACTGGTTAATCTTCACAGCTCTAAGCAGAGCATGGTCACTCCACCAGGCACTCTGTCAAACTTATCCTTGTTAAGTCTTCTTGGAATCTTTGTTCTggtgtggcactgtcagagggtcagtactgagaaagTATGTTAGTGTCACAGGGTCAACCCCCAGATGTTATGTGAAAAGTAAGCCCTATTATCGCTAAAAGACTATTTCATGGTGGGATGGAGTTCCTGTCTTCATCATTTATCTTTGCTCCAATCTTCACTGAAATATTTTGTCTTGCTCATCACATTAAAATTTGTGTGGGATTTCACTCTATTttgattggctgctgtgtttttggctgaaaatgtgttgctggaaaagcgcagcaggtcaggcagcatccaaggagcaggagaatcaacgtttcgggcataagcccttcttcaggaattccaaggaacaggagaatcgacgtttcgggcataagtgtTTTTGGTCCTGCTATGGAAATGatttagaggtgctggtgttgggctggagtggacaaagttaaaaatcacacaacaactggttgtagtccaacaggtgtatttggaagcactagctttcggagcgacgctccttcatcaggtagccagtgggacaggatcataggacacagaatttatagtaaaagatcaaagtgtcgtacaactgatgcgatgtattgaacaaatctagattactgttaagtcttttatcttttagaatgggttacaggtttcgaTTTGTTAATATGTAtatccagaacttctttcaaatcacattcctgagataactgaATGTTTTATAAAAAGGTGACGTCTCAGCTCAGccagtgcattaaaggtgtgaggttagagtctgtatctATTCCAAATtcgaatcagactggttctatttccaaagtaggaacttAGAAAattttgtgtcctatgatccaATCCCATgagctacctggtgaaggagcagccctccgaaagtttgtccaggtacacaatccttATTCAAAACCGGGACCAGCcggttttcggaattcagaattttttgaatttcagaataagtgacggtgaaatttttaaaaatcttactgaACAGCAGACTCACTGTGAGTACCATgggccctgagacagaattgaagCCTACCAGTGCGAGGCCACGTGTGTTATCAAAACTACTTCATTTGCTGTAGAGCTCTTTGGACAAACCTTCAGGATGTTTCAGGGATGCAGAGTTATTTTTTATTACGATGTTCCTACATTCACCCTGACACTGTGATTCCGTTTACCAAACCCCAGTGATTGACATAATGACCATCAGGGCTCAGTGCTTCTGTCTGGGATTGTGTTTGACCACAGCCTTCCTGAGCTTTGACTGTGGTGTTTGTGGGAAATCAGTAACCCATCACTAAAGGCTATCTCATAGCCAATTCCCGGATAATGTGACCATCAGGTGGTCACTGATGGAGTCCATTCCATGAGATCAGCTTCTGGGCAGATACCAAGGAGGGACAGTTTCCTGTTTCTTCCTGGTCCCCAAGAATGAAGCTGTTTTACAACTTTTATATTCACATTAACTGAGGAAAGAACCGCAACAGTATGTCGACACTCACTGCCTGGGACAGAGAGTGTCAGCACTGACCAGGGGAGAGTGTGTCCACAAACATTCCTGATGGGGAGAAGGGTTGAGGAGGTTTACAGCTGCAGGAGCTGCTGCTCGAACATGCGGTGCCTCTGCCCTCAGGTGGCCACATGCGGTATGGCAGCTGTCCCCGATCAGACAACAGCACCATTCGCGAATGGAACAGCAATTCACTGGGAGAGTGATGTACATTAacacagtctcattcctgatgaagggcttttgcccgaaacaccgattctcctcggatgctgcctgacctgctgtgcctttccagcaccactctaacacAATCACAGGCCGTTTCCTGAAATGTTTTTCATCTGGTGGAGTACTTTTGaaatatagtcactgttgtaGTTTAGGGAATGCTGCAGCCAAGTTGCATAAGAAGTAATTAATAAATATAAAATAATCCCACACAATAATTAATAACCCCACACAAAGTCATTCATGTCCTGGTGGTCTGTTTTTGCCCTATCTTCTGAAGAATGAGTTACTTGGCTACTGGGGTTAATCCTCTCAATATTCTTCAAAATGGAGTCCTGGGATCTCTTTAAATCTCCTGGGATCTCTTTAAATCCACCTGAGAGAGCAGTCAGGGCCCTGagttaatattttctgaaaaagaTGTTACTTTGAACAACGTAGCACTTCCTCAGCGCTACCTTTACCATTGAGCTCGTGCTTGAAGGGGAACATTAACCCACAATCTTCTGCCTTTGAGATTAGAGCAGCATCGTTGAGCCTGGCCTCAATGACCAACACTGACCTCccgtgggggtggagtggggggggggaggggaaggggggatgCTCTGGGCACTTTCAGTTTGTCGCCCAGCTGACTCCAGGTGCTTGAGATGGTACATCATGAGCAATGTTGTAGTGAGCAGTGAGGAGACCTTCCAGGGTGCAGCGGATGCTTAGTGCCAGGATATGAATCTAGAGGGGAAATCAACCAGGTGTGGCATCACTCTGTGTGAGGGGAGGGTCTTCTACAAACTGTTGCCCTTCACTGGAATGAAATAAAGTTTGCATTTGACCTAAACTAGTTaatccttcatctctctctcctgaCATAGATTCTCCACTATCAGTCTGAAGCCTTTCCCGCTCACAGTGGCCCGTTCAAGGATCGAGTCCTGTGGAATGGGGATGTTACAAAAGGAAATGCTTCCATCATCCTGAAGAACTTAACACAGAATGACAACGGGACATTCAGTTGTACGGTACAGAACCCGCCAGATGTAAGCAGTGAGATGCCGAGCACTgtcctcactgtcactgagagagagctCCCGTTTCGCCTCAGTGTGGCTGTCCTTCTGGTTTTGTTGGTGATAATTCCGTCTCTGCTGGTGGTCACGGTGCACCTGCTGTGGATGGGCAAGAGGTTCGGCTTCTATGGAGTCAACTCCAAAAACACATCAATCGAGCTCCTCGAGGGGTAGGTTCAGCCAGGATGTATAAAAATATTCTTGTGCTATTTTCCTGAACAGGAGTCACCTGGATTGCTAAGAATTTATGTGAAAATCTCAACCAGGTTTATTTAACAGGGCAACTGACAGTTCATAGTTCTTGAACAACTCATAGTTCTTGAACAACTTGCGTCCACATCCTCAGCCTTGCTGCTACTTGGACTCTTCAAGACCATAAGATAAAGGAACagcattaggccatttggcccatcgggtctgctgcACCTTTCAATGCTCACTAATATGTTTCTGAacaccattcttctgccttctccctgtaatgtcCGATCCCTTTactattcaagaacctatctatctctgtctcaaatacactcaatgactcatGATATATAGTGTCATCCTGGTCTTTGGGTTATTAACATACTCTCTCTTAAAActtctccctcctcctccccccacctcctctccatcAACCCACCATTAAACCACATGCATTAAAATTAATACGTTAGTAATTGCAAAACTATATACAGAAGAACTGTAGAATTGATGAATTTAATGGGTATCAAAGAAATGGCTAAGCAGCTAAAGATGTACTTTCATTCTGTGTTCGTAAAGGAGGGGACAAGTAATATCTCAGAAACGTGGGGAAACAGAAACTTTAGTGAAAGAGAAGAACTGCAGCCATTGGTTAGTGGGATACTGCATGGATCAGCACTAgaacccagctattcacaatatattaatgatttggatgagggaactaaatgcaaCATCTCCAGATTTACATAGTATACAAAACTGATTTGTAAAATGCTCTTGCTATAGAGAGAATACAGCGAAGGGTTGCCAGTCCAATCCCAAGGATGGTGGGACTGACAGATGAGGAGAGGTTGATCTGATTAGGATTATATTAttggagttcagaaaaataaGGAGGCATCTCGAGAAACCTAAAAAATTTTAACAGTTTTGGCAGGGAAAATGTAGGCAGAATGTTCTTGGTGCtgggtccagaaccaggggtcacagctTAGGGATAAGGGGTAAACCTTTAGGATGAAGacaaggaggcatttcttcacccagagagctgtGAGTCTGTGGTGTTCACTAcgacagaaaacagttgaggccaaaacagtaTATGGTTTCAAAATGAAATTGGATATCGCACTTGGGGCTAACAGAATCCTAGGATATGGAGGAGGAATAGGAACATGcagctgagttggatgatcattaTAATGAATGGCAGGGCAAGCTCAGAGCTACCCTTGCtgctattttctctgtttctggGTCGAGGTTGTTTGTTTATCCTTTTGGCTCTTGAGATGGTGCAGTCTGCTGGAGACCTAGActtcacatttgtttttttttacaacctGTACTTATGAATGTGCTGGTTATTGTCAGGGTAGTTTCCACACCATCATTATCCAAATGTATCTTTGTGTTTGTTTTCTATCCACAGGTTTGAGTATTGTACTGGCTTCTGTATCTCTGCAGTGTTGCTCCATTTGGTGTTATAACTTTGTAGAATCTAGACTTACTGCACACTTTTTTAGACAGGTAACCAGGTtccttggataggataaattttCTGACCTTCTGTCCTGCAGGTAAATAAGGAACTTCCACAGCTACAAGTCAGTCACATTCCATCTTTATTCTCCTTTTGTTTTTCAAGAATTTAGTCCTGTATTTCTGAGAACTTGGACAGGTGATGGTTTGgctggattagtttaatttgccaTCCAAACATGGTTTCTGTTAGTGATGACAACCTCATATGCAGAAATTTAGTTCTTATGCGTAACAAAACAACAagaatatttcattttatttattttattctaatttatttgaattgttttattgttCTGCACTTCACAATGGATGTTTTATTAGTGCAACCCAGTTGCTGTGTGAGACTCTGGAGCTGGATTAGTGCGGTGAACTACCACAGGTTTATAACCCATTTGGCTCATGTCTCTAAAACATTTGGTTATAAACTGTGTCCTGTTTTCAGATCTGATTTTTacagctgtacagaatattgcAATCATTGTGTCTGCCATGAACACACTTAAAGTGTCCTTTAACTGTTTGACAATTGGAAATTTAAGAAAAATAGTGACGAGGAGAAAATTGTTAACACATGCTGAGAAAATCTATTGCAATTTTGGACTAAGGAACTGAGGGATCCTCACAAGGGTGCAGAGATTATTTGTGTTGCTATGCTTTAATGATTGGGGAATGTCTTGCACATCCTTACTGTCTTCTCAATGTCATTGTTGGTCTCTGGACAACACACCGTACACTATGCCAGGCCGATGTAACTGTGACAATATGTCCTGGTACAAGCTCTTGTTATCTTTTCAAAATTATCCTTCTTGAACTGTCTGGTTTATCAATGACCAAAAGCATCAGGGAATGTACAGCATCTCCTGTCTCACGATTGGCTAACCAATCCTGTCTCACGATTGGCTAACCAAACCTGTCTCACGATTGGCTAACCTTTCTCTGCAGTGAGTGAAACAGACCACATTTCGAACAAGACTTGCTTGCTCTCTGTGTCGTGCACCAACGCTGGTAACTACACCTAACTGCCTGCACATATTGTACAGCTACAATGGCTTCATAATTTGTGCCAATGGTTTAGCAGTTTATCAATACTATGACCTTTTATTTCTCAGAGGTCTTTTCGAAAAGCTGCAATGAACATTGACAGTATGACCAGCCCTGCTCAGATAGCTCAGTCTCTGAGAAACCTCCAGCTCTGCCCTTATCACACCAACCTTTTCTATTCCTTAAGTCACGTGTTGGCCACACCAGATATGGGCATCAGTGAATTTtaaagttcttttttttaataaagcccATCCTATTGGATTTCCCACAGCTCAGCAGCTTATCTCTGGTCATGTTGAGGCAGGCTTGAAGTGTTGAGACAACGCAACCCCTTATCTTCCACAGTTACCTTTATTTTCTCCACAGGCTACAATGGCTCAATCCTACAGCCATCCAATTCATGCGAATGACTTTGGGTTGTCATCTTTGTGATGTTCTCTGTGCTTTGTAAATCGACGTTTCAATAATTTATAGAATCTGTTGGTAACTAGTGACATCCTGTATACTTAGCTCCAGATCACCAGAGCTAAGATCAGCTGGAAAtgtggaaacaaaaaaaagagctggagtaggctattcggcccattgagcctgcttccCTGTTCAAAAGACCATGGCGGATCATCCAACTCTATCAGCCCATTCCTGCTTTCACCTCATACCCTTTGACCTCTTCAGCTCTAGGAACTCTGTTTTCAAGAAGTTACACACTCTGTTTTCACCTCAATCACTTTCTATGACAATGAATCCACAGACTCACTACTCTCTCGGTAAAGAAATCTCTCCTAATTTCAGTCCTAAATAGATTATCCATTGTCCTTAGTCTGTGTTCTTGA from Hemiscyllium ocellatum isolate sHemOce1 chromosome 29, sHemOce1.pat.X.cur, whole genome shotgun sequence includes the following:
- the LOC132829606 gene encoding myelin protein zero-like protein 3 encodes the protein MIRRDRELLPVGILLLLLPGGAALDIWLAPSFRGFTGGSLELVCTFSSSAPVSERLTVDWSYRGWAPGAGGKHAILHYQSEAFPAHSGPFKDRVLWNGDVTKGNASIILKNLTQNDNGTFSCTVQNPPDVSSEMPSTVLTVTERELPFRLSVAVLLVLLVIIPSLLVVTVHLLWMGKRFGFYGVNSKNTSIELLEGTDEGESDQGIGICFCCVSCFQESDEEDEDFHRFYPASESVT